The Kitasatospora sp. NBC_00374 genome has a segment encoding these proteins:
- a CDS encoding catalase, with protein MSGANVPHTTNNAGVPVESDSDSLTAGPVGPILLHDHYLIEKMAQFNRERVPERVVHAKGGGAYGFFHVTQDVSQFTTADLFQPGKRTEMLARFSTVAGELGTPDTWRDPRGFALKFYTEQGNYDLVGNNTPIFFVRDPIKFQDFIRSQKRRPDTHLRDNDMQWDFWTLSPESAHMVTWLMGDRGIPKSWRHMNGYGSHTYQWVNAGGERFWVKYHFKTDQGVDFLPQADADLMAGEDPDAHLRDLYDSIRNGDHPSWTLYVQVMPFDEAWDYRFNPFDLTKVWPHGDHPLHEVGRMTLNRNPDNYFVHIEQAAFEPSNLVPGIGVSPDKMLLGRIFSYPDTHRYRIGPNYAQLPPNRAHVPVHSYAKDGPMRFDASRAETPYAPNSYGGPDARPELWGAPLGWEVEGRMVREAYPLHREDDDWGQAGTMVRQVLDDAARARLVSNVSGHLQRGVSGPVLERALQYWRTIDKDLGDRIAADLGRR; from the coding sequence ATGTCCGGAGCAAATGTCCCGCATACCACCAACAACGCCGGTGTCCCGGTCGAGAGCGACTCGGACTCGCTGACCGCCGGCCCGGTCGGCCCGATCCTGCTGCACGACCACTACCTGATCGAGAAGATGGCCCAGTTCAACCGGGAACGCGTCCCGGAGCGAGTGGTGCACGCCAAGGGCGGCGGCGCCTACGGCTTCTTCCACGTCACCCAGGACGTCAGCCAGTTCACCACGGCCGACCTGTTCCAGCCGGGCAAGCGGACCGAGATGCTGGCCCGGTTCTCGACGGTCGCCGGGGAGCTCGGTACCCCTGACACCTGGCGCGACCCCCGTGGTTTCGCGCTCAAGTTCTACACCGAGCAGGGCAATTACGACCTGGTCGGCAACAACACCCCGATCTTCTTCGTCCGGGACCCGATCAAGTTCCAAGACTTCATCCGCTCGCAGAAGCGCCGGCCCGACACCCACCTGCGCGACAACGACATGCAGTGGGACTTCTGGACGCTGTCCCCCGAGTCCGCGCACATGGTCACCTGGCTGATGGGCGACCGCGGCATCCCGAAGTCCTGGCGCCACATGAACGGTTACGGCTCGCACACCTACCAGTGGGTCAACGCCGGCGGCGAGCGGTTCTGGGTGAAGTACCACTTCAAGACCGACCAGGGCGTCGACTTCCTCCCCCAGGCGGACGCCGACCTGATGGCCGGCGAGGACCCGGACGCGCACCTGCGCGACCTGTACGACTCGATCAGGAACGGTGACCACCCGTCCTGGACGCTGTACGTCCAGGTGATGCCGTTCGACGAGGCCTGGGACTACCGGTTCAACCCGTTCGACCTGACCAAGGTGTGGCCGCACGGCGACCACCCGCTGCACGAGGTCGGCCGGATGACCCTGAACCGCAACCCCGACAACTACTTCGTCCACATCGAGCAGGCCGCCTTCGAGCCGTCCAACCTGGTGCCCGGCATCGGGGTGTCGCCCGACAAGATGCTGCTCGGCCGGATCTTCTCCTACCCCGACACCCACCGCTACCGGATCGGCCCCAACTACGCGCAGCTGCCGCCGAACCGGGCCCACGTGCCGGTGCACTCGTACGCCAAGGACGGGCCGATGCGCTTCGACGCCTCGCGGGCCGAGACCCCGTACGCGCCCAACTCCTACGGCGGGCCTGACGCGCGGCCGGAGCTGTGGGGCGCGCCGCTGGGCTGGGAGGTGGAGGGGAGGATGGTCCGCGAGGCGTATCCGCTGCACCGCGAGGACGACGACTGGGGCCAGGCCGGCACCATGGTCCGGCAGGTGCTCGACGACGCGGCGCGGGCGCGGCTGGTCTCGAACGTCAGCGGCCATCTGCAGAGGGGGGTCTCCGGGCCGGTCCTGGAGCGGGCCCTGCAGTACTGGCGCACCATCGACAAGGACCTCGGCGACCGGATCGCCGCCGACCTCGGCCGCAGGTAG
- a CDS encoding cation:dicarboxylate symporter family transporter, with product MTTTTGAVRTRRSDRTHYLYLAVIAAVLGGITVGLLAPGFAVELKPVGTGFVNLIKMMISPVIFCTIVLGVGSVTKAAKVGRVGGLALGYFLLMSTAALGIGLVVGNLLDPGSGLHLTAALAKSGHAQAATGGATSTADFLLGVIPTTMFSALTEGKVLQTLLVALLAGFALQAMGPVGAPVLRGVEHLQRLVFRIMSMIMWLAPVGAFGAMAAVVGATGTAALKSLAMIMIGFYTTCAIFVVVVLGLLLRLVAGVNIFALLRYLGREFLLILSTSSSESALPRLIAKMEHIGVSRPVVGITVPTGYSFNLDGTAIYLTMASIFISEALDKPMSLGQQFSLLIFMVIASKGAAGVTGAGLATLAGGLQSHRPELVDGVGLIVGIDRFMSEARALTNFAGNAVATVLIGHWTRELDHERLREVLAGRIPFDEATLIDTGHTGHTGHIDAGHDHGQDAPDRSGTPAPEKASA from the coding sequence ATGACGACGACCACGGGAGCAGTCCGGACCAGACGATCCGATCGCACCCACTACCTCTACCTGGCGGTGATCGCGGCCGTCCTCGGCGGCATCACGGTCGGGCTCCTCGCACCGGGCTTCGCGGTGGAGCTGAAGCCGGTCGGCACGGGCTTCGTCAACCTGATCAAGATGATGATCAGCCCGGTGATCTTCTGCACCATCGTGCTCGGCGTCGGCTCGGTCACCAAGGCCGCCAAGGTCGGCCGGGTGGGCGGGCTCGCGCTCGGCTACTTCCTGCTGATGTCGACCGCGGCGCTCGGCATCGGCCTGGTCGTCGGCAACCTGCTCGACCCGGGCTCCGGCCTGCACCTCACCGCCGCCCTCGCCAAGTCCGGTCACGCACAGGCGGCGACCGGCGGCGCCACCAGCACCGCGGACTTCCTCCTCGGCGTCATCCCGACCACCATGTTCTCGGCCCTTACCGAGGGCAAGGTGCTGCAGACCCTGCTGGTCGCCCTGCTCGCCGGCTTCGCGCTCCAGGCGATGGGCCCGGTCGGGGCTCCCGTCCTGCGCGGGGTCGAGCACCTGCAGCGGCTGGTGTTCCGCATCATGTCGATGATCATGTGGCTGGCGCCGGTCGGCGCGTTCGGCGCGATGGCCGCGGTGGTGGGGGCGACCGGCACGGCCGCGCTCAAGAGCCTCGCCATGATCATGATCGGGTTCTACACCACCTGCGCGATCTTCGTGGTCGTGGTGCTCGGCCTGCTGCTGCGCCTGGTCGCCGGGGTCAACATCTTCGCCCTGCTGCGCTACCTGGGCCGCGAGTTCCTGCTGATCCTCTCCACCTCGTCCTCCGAGAGCGCCCTGCCGCGACTGATCGCCAAGATGGAGCACATCGGCGTCAGCCGCCCGGTGGTCGGCATCACCGTCCCGACCGGCTACAGCTTCAACCTCGACGGCACCGCGATCTACCTCACCATGGCGTCGATCTTCATCTCGGAGGCCCTGGACAAGCCGATGTCGCTCGGACAGCAGTTCTCCCTGCTGATCTTCATGGTGATCGCCAGCAAGGGTGCGGCCGGCGTCACCGGCGCGGGCCTGGCCACCCTGGCCGGCGGCCTCCAGTCGCACCGGCCGGAGCTGGTCGACGGCGTCGGGCTGATCGTCGGTATCGACCGCTTCATGTCGGAGGCCCGCGCGCTCACCAACTTCGCGGGCAACGCGGTGGCCACCGTGCTGATCGGGCACTGGACGCGGGAGCTCGACCACGAGCGGCTGCGCGAGGTCCTGGCCGGCCGCATCCCGTTCGACGAGGCCACCCTGATCGACACCGGCCACACCGGCCACACCGGCCACATCGACGCCGGCCACGACCACGGCCAGGACGCCCCCGACCGGTCCGGCACGCCCGCCCCGGAGAAGGCCTCCGCCTGA
- a CDS encoding APC family permease: MASVDQLAPSAAPPTGSPGRSRSLRREVGLIGLLWASVGSIIGSGWLYGAKNAVMVAGPAALISWGIGAVAIVLLAFVHAELGGMFPVAGGTARYPHYAFGGLAGMSFGWFSWLQAATVAPIEVEAMIGYAGHWEFAKGFLNDNGTLTVSGFIVAVFLMGVFVAVNFLGVRVLSHTNSAATWLKIFVPLLAIFVLAVSNFHGGNFTSHGFAPFGTKGILAAISTSGIIFALLGFEQAIQLAGESKNPKRDIPRAVLGSVAIGTMIYVLLQVVFIAALPATSFASGWENLDFPGISGPFAGLATTVGLGWLAWVLYFDAIVSPGGTGLIYTTSTSRISYGLSKNGYAPQLFERVDRRGVPWFGLTISFLTGVICFLPFPSWQELVGFITSASVLMYAGAPLAFGALRRRLPNRERSYRLPGGAIIAPLSFVVASLIIYWTGWHTLARLGIAIVLGYVLLGSYAAYATKKGLPNAPKLDWRAAQWLPAYLLGLGVISWQGSFGDGQGHLPMWWDMGVVAVFAMAIYSWATRVALPAHLIEQMIEDVEVVDEGGH; the protein is encoded by the coding sequence ATGGCTTCTGTCGACCAGCTCGCCCCCTCAGCCGCCCCACCGACCGGTTCGCCGGGTCGCAGCCGTTCGCTGCGACGTGAGGTCGGGCTGATCGGCCTGCTCTGGGCCTCCGTGGGCTCGATCATCGGCTCCGGCTGGCTGTACGGCGCGAAGAACGCCGTCATGGTCGCCGGCCCCGCCGCGCTCATCTCCTGGGGCATCGGGGCGGTCGCGATCGTCCTGCTGGCCTTCGTGCACGCCGAGCTGGGCGGCATGTTCCCGGTGGCCGGCGGCACCGCGCGCTACCCGCACTACGCCTTCGGCGGCCTGGCCGGCATGTCCTTCGGCTGGTTCTCCTGGCTGCAGGCCGCGACGGTCGCGCCGATCGAGGTCGAGGCCATGATCGGCTACGCCGGTCACTGGGAGTTCGCGAAGGGCTTCCTGAACGACAACGGCACCCTGACGGTCAGCGGATTCATCGTCGCCGTCTTCCTCATGGGTGTCTTCGTCGCGGTCAACTTCCTCGGCGTCCGGGTGCTGTCGCACACCAACAGCGCCGCCACCTGGCTGAAGATCTTCGTGCCGCTGCTCGCGATCTTCGTGCTCGCCGTGTCCAACTTCCACGGCGGCAACTTCACCTCGCACGGCTTCGCGCCGTTCGGCACCAAGGGCATCCTCGCCGCGATCAGCACCAGCGGCATCATCTTCGCCCTGCTCGGCTTCGAGCAGGCCATCCAGCTCGCCGGTGAGAGCAAGAACCCGAAGCGCGACATCCCGCGCGCGGTGCTCGGCTCGGTCGCCATCGGCACGATGATCTACGTCCTGCTGCAGGTCGTCTTCATCGCCGCGCTGCCCGCCACCTCCTTCGCCAGCGGCTGGGAGAACCTCGACTTCCCCGGCATCAGCGGCCCGTTCGCCGGCCTCGCCACCACCGTCGGCCTCGGCTGGCTGGCCTGGGTGCTGTACTTCGACGCCATCGTGTCGCCCGGCGGCACCGGCCTGATCTACACCACCTCCACCTCCCGGATCTCCTACGGCCTCAGCAAGAACGGCTACGCCCCGCAGCTGTTCGAGCGGGTCGACCGCCGTGGCGTGCCGTGGTTCGGCCTCACCATCTCGTTCCTGACCGGCGTGATCTGCTTCCTGCCGTTCCCGAGCTGGCAGGAGCTGGTCGGCTTCATCACCTCCGCCTCGGTGCTGATGTACGCGGGTGCCCCGCTCGCCTTCGGTGCGCTGCGCCGTCGTCTGCCGAACCGTGAGCGCTCGTACCGCCTGCCCGGCGGCGCGATCATCGCCCCGCTGTCCTTCGTGGTCGCCAGCCTGATCATCTACTGGACCGGCTGGCACACCCTGGCGCGCCTCGGCATCGCCATCGTGCTGGGCTACGTGCTGCTCGGCAGCTACGCCGCCTACGCCACCAAGAAGGGCCTGCCGAACGCGCCCAAGCTGGACTGGCGCGCCGCCCAGTGGCTGCCCGCCTACCTGCTCGGCCTCGGCGTGATCTCCTGGCAGGGCAGCTTCGGCGACGGCCAGGGTCACCTGCCGATGTGGTGGGACATGGGCGTGGTCGCGGTCTTCGCGATGGCGATCTACTCCTGGGCCACCCGGGTCGCACTGCCCGCGCACCTGATCGAGCAGATGATCGAGGACGTCGAGGTGGTCGACGAGGGCGGTCACTGA
- a CDS encoding family 16 glycosylhydrolase: protein MPRHSKHRRPTPVTRRRLVALGLAVAAVGAGSAAWAAPARNAEPVVVDSLTITPAAPGSTAQVTATAKLHSAKSIPVQSLTIAVRDAKGANYDFRGAIATTLTGTQQTFQPEARTFPAGTYQYFVAYKANNAWHNLTPTATFTSTGAAVTPTPTPTPTPTATPTTAPKPTAAPSPSPTSAPTTSAPTTSTPTATPTVKPTPTPTPTPSPSVTSSPFATPTPTPTVKPTPTPTPSPTASPTLSPTPTASPSTSGGPAGIPGSWRSVFADEFNGSAVDSNKWTSNWLGCPTCTTPPVNSSEAAAYAPSQATVSGGNLHLAAVAQPTTVNGKTYPYRSGMVQSNGKAEFTYGAFESRIYLPASGTQIANWPAFWTDGQNWPTDGEMDVMEGLGGKACYHFHSPSGGPGSCAPGSFTGWHTYGAEWAPGSVTYYYDGVKVGQITTGITSTPQYLILNNAVESSSASNTLAPADMQVDYVRVWQH, encoded by the coding sequence ATGCCCAGACACTCCAAGCACCGCCGCCCCACGCCGGTGACCCGCCGACGGCTGGTCGCCCTCGGCCTCGCAGTCGCCGCGGTCGGCGCCGGCAGCGCCGCGTGGGCTGCCCCGGCCCGCAACGCGGAGCCGGTGGTCGTCGACTCGCTCACCATCACGCCGGCCGCACCGGGCAGCACCGCCCAGGTCACCGCCACCGCCAAGCTGCACTCCGCGAAGAGCATCCCGGTCCAGTCGCTGACCATCGCCGTCCGGGACGCCAAGGGCGCCAACTACGACTTCCGCGGCGCCATCGCGACCACCCTCACGGGCACGCAGCAGACCTTCCAGCCCGAGGCGCGCACCTTCCCGGCCGGGACCTACCAGTACTTCGTGGCGTACAAGGCCAACAACGCGTGGCACAACCTCACGCCCACCGCCACCTTCACGTCCACCGGCGCGGCGGTCACCCCGACGCCCACGCCCACCCCGACGCCGACCGCGACGCCCACCACCGCGCCGAAGCCGACCGCGGCCCCCAGCCCGTCGCCGACGAGCGCGCCGACCACCAGCGCGCCGACGACCAGCACGCCGACCGCGACCCCGACGGTGAAGCCGACGCCGACGCCGACCCCCACCCCGTCGCCCAGCGTGACCTCGAGCCCGTTCGCGACCCCGACCCCCACGCCGACGGTGAAGCCGACGCCGACCCCCACCCCGTCGCCGACCGCCTCCCCGACCCTCTCCCCGACCCCGACCGCCTCCCCCAGCACCTCGGGCGGGCCGGCCGGCATCCCGGGCAGCTGGCGCTCGGTGTTCGCGGACGAGTTCAACGGCTCGGCCGTGGACTCCAACAAGTGGACCTCCAACTGGCTCGGCTGCCCGACCTGCACCACGCCCCCGGTGAACAGCTCCGAGGCGGCCGCGTACGCGCCGTCCCAGGCCACCGTGAGCGGCGGCAACCTGCACCTGGCGGCCGTCGCCCAGCCCACCACCGTGAACGGGAAGACCTACCCGTACCGCTCGGGCATGGTGCAGAGCAACGGCAAGGCGGAGTTCACCTACGGCGCCTTCGAGTCCCGGATCTACCTGCCGGCCTCCGGCACGCAGATCGCCAACTGGCCGGCGTTCTGGACGGACGGTCAGAACTGGCCCACCGACGGTGAGATGGACGTCATGGAGGGCCTCGGCGGCAAGGCCTGCTACCACTTCCACTCGCCCTCCGGCGGCCCGGGCTCCTGCGCCCCCGGCTCCTTCACCGGCTGGCACACCTACGGCGCCGAGTGGGCCCCGGGCTCCGTCACGTACTACTACGACGGTGTGAAGGTCGGCCAGATCACCACCGGCATCACCTCCACCCCGCAGTACCTGATCCTGAACAACGCGGTCGAGAGCAGCAGCGCGAGCAACACCCTCGCCCCCGCCGACATGCAGGTCGACTACGTGCGGGTCTGGCAGCACTGA
- a CDS encoding DJ-1/PfpI family protein has translation MQIAILLYDRFTALDAVGPYEILAGLPDAEVVFTAARTGPVRADTGFLSLVADASLAEVTSPDILLVPGGPGQPTVMSDEALLDWIRRVDATTTWTTSVCSGSLILAGAGLLKGRRATSHWLALDRLPEHGAVPSTDRTVIDGKYATAAGVSAGIDLALLLAGRIAGDQVAQAIQLMTEYAPEPPYGAGSPATAPAHLVAAMRARSAEFLGA, from the coding sequence ATGCAAATAGCAATCCTCCTCTACGACCGGTTCACCGCTCTCGACGCGGTCGGGCCGTACGAGATCCTCGCCGGGCTGCCCGACGCCGAGGTGGTCTTCACGGCCGCCCGCACCGGACCGGTCCGCGCCGACACCGGCTTCCTCTCCCTGGTCGCCGACGCCTCGCTCGCCGAGGTCACCTCGCCGGACATCCTGCTCGTCCCGGGCGGCCCGGGGCAGCCCACCGTCATGAGCGACGAAGCCCTGCTCGACTGGATCCGCAGGGTGGACGCCACCACCACCTGGACCACCTCCGTCTGCAGCGGCTCCCTGATCCTCGCCGGCGCCGGACTGCTCAAGGGCCGACGGGCCACCTCGCACTGGCTCGCCCTGGACCGGCTACCGGAGCACGGCGCCGTCCCGTCCACCGACCGGACGGTCATCGACGGCAAGTACGCCACCGCCGCCGGCGTCTCGGCCGGCATCGACCTCGCCCTCCTGCTGGCCGGCCGGATCGCCGGGGACCAGGTCGCCCAGGCGATCCAGCTGATGACCGAGTACGCCCCCGAGCCCCCGTACGGCGCAGGCAGCCCGGCGACGGCACCCGCCCATCTGGTCGCGGCCATGCGCGCCCGCTCGGCCGAGTTCCTCGGCGCCTGA
- a CDS encoding acyl-CoA dehydrogenase family protein translates to MDFAYDARTEELRGQLLAFMDELVHPAEPVLAAQLADPAREAWTVPPVVAELQAAARARGLWNLFFVDQHGGPGAGLTNLQYAPLAEITGRSLLLAPAALNCAAPDTGNMELLAEFGDEAQRKQWLEPLLAGEIRSAFAMTEPEVASSDATNITTRIERDGDEYVVNGRKFYITGAMNPNCRIFIVMGKTDPGADPRRQQSMILVPRDTPGVTVKRGMTVFGYRDEDHGGHAEVLFENVRVPAGNLIGTEGSGFAIAQARLGPGRIHHCMRAIGVAERALELMCDRVSERVAFGKPLAEQGVVQDWIAEARVRIEQARLLVLKTAWLMDTVGNRGAHTEIQAIKIAVPATVEWILDKAVQAHGAAGVGQDTPLAQLWAANRTLRLADGPDEVHKRSLARRELGRRRTGRS, encoded by the coding sequence GTGGACTTCGCCTACGACGCCCGCACCGAGGAGCTGCGCGGGCAGCTGCTCGCCTTCATGGACGAGCTGGTGCACCCGGCCGAGCCGGTGCTGGCCGCCCAACTCGCCGACCCGGCCCGGGAGGCGTGGACCGTCCCGCCGGTCGTCGCCGAGCTCCAGGCCGCGGCCAGGGCGCGCGGCCTGTGGAACCTCTTCTTCGTGGACCAGCACGGCGGGCCCGGCGCGGGCCTCACCAACCTCCAGTACGCACCGCTGGCCGAGATCACCGGCCGTTCGCTGCTGCTGGCCCCCGCCGCGCTCAACTGCGCGGCCCCCGACACCGGGAACATGGAACTGCTGGCCGAGTTCGGCGACGAGGCGCAGCGCAAGCAGTGGCTGGAGCCGCTGCTGGCCGGCGAGATCCGGTCCGCGTTCGCGATGACCGAGCCGGAGGTGGCCTCCTCGGACGCCACCAACATCACCACCCGGATCGAGCGGGACGGCGACGAGTACGTCGTCAACGGCCGCAAGTTCTACATCACCGGCGCGATGAACCCGAACTGCCGGATCTTCATCGTGATGGGCAAGACCGACCCGGGCGCCGACCCGCGCCGCCAGCAGAGCATGATCCTGGTCCCGCGGGACACCCCGGGTGTGACGGTGAAGCGCGGGATGACCGTCTTCGGATACCGCGACGAGGACCATGGCGGGCACGCCGAGGTGCTGTTCGAGAACGTCCGGGTCCCCGCCGGGAACCTGATCGGCACCGAGGGTTCGGGCTTCGCGATCGCCCAGGCACGGCTCGGCCCCGGCCGGATCCACCACTGCATGCGGGCGATCGGGGTCGCCGAGCGGGCCCTGGAGCTGATGTGCGACCGGGTGAGCGAGCGGGTCGCGTTCGGCAAGCCGCTGGCCGAGCAGGGGGTGGTGCAGGACTGGATCGCGGAGGCCCGGGTCCGGATCGAGCAGGCCAGGCTGCTGGTGCTGAAGACCGCCTGGCTGATGGACACCGTCGGCAACCGGGGCGCGCACACCGAGATCCAGGCCATCAAGATCGCCGTCCCGGCGACGGTCGAGTGGATCCTCGACAAGGCCGTGCAGGCGCACGGCGCGGCCGGGGTCGGCCAGGACACCCCGCTCGCCCAACTCTGGGCGGCCAACCGGACGCTGCGGCTCGCCGACGGCCCGGACGAGGTCCACAAGCGGTCGCTGGCCCGGCGCGAGCTGGGGCGCCGGCGGACCGGGAGGAGCTGA
- a CDS encoding phosphotransferase family protein, translated as MSDAPDAPDTPDTPDSPDAPAALPGLDLARLRERIDQDLPGLLDGPLRARLFEGGKSNLTYLLEDGTGRWVLRRPPLGHVLATAHDMAREFRVLGALHPTAVPVPEPLLLIEDAEVTGAPCYLMQYAPGTVYRDEEQFAGLGPERVHGLGLHLVDTLVALHALDPQAVGLGGFGRPEGFLERQLGRWGKQLAASRSREVAGIDELQAHLAAALPQSPAPALVHGDYRLDNVLVDGDDRITAVLDWEMSTVGDPLTDLGLLVMYVELARRFDGVLPGAVLAPGFPATDELVARYAAGSGRDVSALGWYVGFASFKLAVVLEGIHYRWTKGGTVGPGFDRVGELVPAFVQFGLAALKLKEH; from the coding sequence ATGAGCGACGCCCCGGACGCCCCGGACACACCGGATACACCGGACTCACCGGACGCCCCCGCAGCCCTTCCCGGACTCGACCTCGCGCGGCTGCGCGAGCGGATCGACCAGGACCTGCCCGGCCTACTGGACGGGCCGCTGCGGGCCCGGCTGTTCGAGGGCGGCAAGTCCAACCTGACCTACCTGCTGGAGGACGGCACCGGCCGCTGGGTGCTGCGCCGGCCGCCGCTCGGCCACGTCCTGGCCACCGCGCACGACATGGCCCGCGAGTTCCGGGTGCTCGGCGCCCTGCATCCGACGGCGGTGCCCGTCCCCGAGCCGCTGCTGCTGATCGAGGACGCGGAGGTGACCGGGGCGCCGTGCTACCTGATGCAGTACGCCCCCGGCACCGTCTACCGGGACGAGGAGCAGTTCGCGGGCCTCGGCCCCGAGCGGGTGCACGGGCTCGGGCTGCACCTGGTGGACACCCTGGTCGCGCTGCACGCGCTGGATCCGCAGGCCGTCGGGCTCGGCGGCTTCGGACGCCCCGAGGGCTTCCTGGAGCGGCAGTTGGGGCGCTGGGGCAAGCAGCTCGCGGCCTCGCGCAGCCGCGAGGTCGCCGGGATCGACGAACTCCAGGCGCACCTGGCCGCCGCCCTGCCGCAGTCCCCCGCGCCCGCCCTGGTGCACGGCGACTACCGGCTGGACAACGTGCTGGTCGACGGGGACGACCGGATCACCGCCGTCCTGGACTGGGAGATGTCCACCGTCGGTGATCCGCTGACCGACCTCGGACTGCTGGTGATGTACGTCGAGCTGGCCCGCCGCTTCGACGGGGTCCTGCCCGGCGCCGTGCTCGCCCCGGGCTTCCCCGCCACCGACGAGCTGGTCGCCCGCTACGCCGCGGGCTCCGGACGGGACGTGTCCGCGCTCGGCTGGTACGTCGGCTTCGCCTCGTTCAAGCTCGCCGTCGTCCTGGAGGGCATCCACTACCGCTGGACCAAGGGCGGCACGGTCGGCCCCGGTTTCGACCGGGTCGGTGAACTCGTGCCCGCCTTCGTGCAGTTCGGTCTCGCCGCACTGAAGCTGAAGGAGCACTGA
- a CDS encoding GlxA family transcriptional regulator, protein MPNRNVLIVLFDEVQSLDVSGPLEVLSAAETRGGIPAAYRIRTASPGGRPVRTSSGLTLVPDEDLDLAVPPHTLLVPGGRGTRGPAAPELVGRIAELASGAERVVSVCTGAFLLAEAGLLDGRRATTHWAYCDTFARRFPDVRLDPEPIFVRDGRISTSAGVTAGIDLALALVEEDFGRGTALAIARHLVMYLRRPGGQAQFSMQLAGQIAERDALREVQRWVTENPGDDLSVAALAERASLSPRQFARTFTAEVGVTPGRYVDGVRLETARRLLEETGYGVEEIGRAAGYGSTEAMRRAFVRGLGIPPSEYRRRFRPPTAAALTMAG, encoded by the coding sequence ATGCCCAACCGGAACGTCCTCATCGTCCTCTTCGACGAGGTCCAGAGCCTCGACGTCAGCGGCCCGCTCGAAGTGCTCAGCGCCGCGGAGACCAGGGGCGGGATCCCCGCCGCCTACCGGATCCGCACCGCAAGCCCGGGCGGCCGGCCCGTCCGCACCTCCAGCGGGCTCACCCTGGTACCCGACGAGGACCTGGACCTGGCCGTGCCCCCGCACACCCTGCTGGTGCCGGGCGGACGCGGCACCCGGGGCCCGGCCGCGCCGGAGCTGGTCGGGCGGATCGCCGAACTGGCGTCCGGCGCCGAGCGCGTGGTGTCGGTCTGCACCGGGGCCTTCCTGCTGGCCGAGGCGGGACTGCTCGACGGGCGCCGCGCCACCACGCACTGGGCCTACTGCGACACGTTCGCACGCCGCTTTCCCGACGTCCGGCTCGATCCGGAACCGATCTTCGTCCGGGACGGCCGGATCTCCACCTCGGCCGGCGTCACCGCGGGGATCGACCTCGCGCTCGCCCTGGTCGAGGAGGACTTCGGCCGCGGTACGGCACTCGCCATCGCCCGTCACCTGGTGATGTACCTGCGAAGGCCGGGCGGGCAGGCCCAGTTCAGCATGCAGCTGGCCGGGCAGATCGCCGAACGGGACGCCCTGCGCGAGGTCCAGCGGTGGGTGACCGAGAACCCGGGCGACGACCTCTCGGTCGCGGCGCTGGCCGAACGCGCCTCGCTGTCACCCCGGCAGTTCGCCCGCACCTTCACGGCGGAGGTCGGGGTGACACCGGGACGGTACGTGGACGGCGTGCGACTGGAGACGGCCCGGCGGCTGCTGGAGGAGACCGGGTACGGCGTCGAGGAGATCGGGCGGGCCGCCGGCTACGGCTCCACCGAAGCGATGCGGCGCGCCTTCGTCCGCGGGCTGGGCATCCCGCCGTCCGAGTACCGCCGGCGCTTCCGACCTCCGACGGCTGCGGCGCTGACCATGGCCGGCTGA